DNA from Microbacterium sp. SORGH_AS_0969:
TCTCGTCGTCGAAGTGCTCCATCTGGTCGTCCGAGACGCCCTGGCTCACCTGCAGGGCCGACCACGTCGGTCCCGGAGCCACGACGTTGACCCGGATGCCACGCGGTGCGAGCTGCTGCGCCAACCCCTTCGACAGGTTGTTGATGGCCGCCTTCGTCGCCGCGTAGTCGAGGCGGTCGGGGGCGGGCACGTACGCCTCGAGCGAGGCGGTGTTGATGATGGTCCCGCCCTCGGGCAAGTGCGCGAGGGCCGCCTTGGTGATCCAGAAGGGCGCGAACACGTTGGTTCGGAACGTGAGCTCGAACTGCTCGTCCGACAGCTCGTCGACCCTCTCGACCATGACCTGCTTTCCGGCGTTGTTGACGACGATGTCGAGGCCGCCGAGCGCCTCTGCAGCACGGTCGACGAGCTCGCGGCACGCGTCGGGATCGGTGATGTCGGTGGCGATCGCGACGCCGGTGCGTCCGGCATCCCGAATCTGCTCGAGGATGTGGTCGGCGTCCCGCTGCTCGTCCGGAAGGTGCACGATCGCGACGTCGGCGCCCTCGCGCGCGAACGCGATCGCGACCGCTCCACCGATGCCGGAGTCGCCTCCCGTGATGAGTGCTTTTCGTCCCTCGAGGCGGCCGAGACCGCGGTACGTCTTCTCCCCGAGGTCGGGGATCGGAGTCATGTCGGCCTGCACACCCGGTTCGGGCTGATGCTGGATCGGGGGCTCGACACGCGCGTAGCGGGTGACGGGGTTGTCGAAGGTGAACTGATCGCGATCGGTGGTCATGTCTCGACGGTAGGCAGGATGCGCGCCGTGACGCGCGGCCTTGACGGCGGGACGGATGCCGCCCGCGCGGCGCGCCGACTCACCCGCTGACGAAGTCTCGGATGCGCTCCTCGAACACGTCGGAGGAGAAGCGCGCGGTCGTCGCGGGACCGTCGAAGGCGGGAAGAGCGAGCGCTCGGCGCGCCGCGTCGGCGAGATCGGCGGGGTCCACGCTCGCCGCCGTCACTCCGGACACGCCGTCGGTGTACGTCTCCACCTGTCCGCCGAGCGGCCCGGTGACCACGGGCGTTCCCAGGGCCTGGGCCTCCACGGGAATGATGCCGAAATCCTCGATCGCGGGGAAGACCAGCGTCGACGCGTCGCGGTACAGCGCCCGCAGGAGCGCGTCCGACGGCGAGATCACGAGGGTCACGGGGACGCGTGAGCGGGCGGCGCGCTGGCGCAGGGAGTTCTCGTCCGGCCCGCGGCCGGCCAGGACCGCCGCG
Protein-coding regions in this window:
- a CDS encoding SDR family oxidoreductase, with product MTTDRDQFTFDNPVTRYARVEPPIQHQPEPGVQADMTPIPDLGEKTYRGLGRLEGRKALITGGDSGIGGAVAIAFAREGADVAIVHLPDEQRDADHILEQIRDAGRTGVAIATDITDPDACRELVDRAAEALGGLDIVVNNAGKQVMVERVDELSDEQFELTFRTNVFAPFWITKAALAHLPEGGTIINTASLEAYVPAPDRLDYAATKAAINNLSKGLAQQLAPRGIRVNVVAPGPTWSALQVSQGVSDDQMEHFDDESTYQRAGQPAEIAPAFVFLASAESSYVSGETLNVNGGMVTP